Proteins encoded together in one Microcebus murinus isolate Inina chromosome 16, M.murinus_Inina_mat1.0, whole genome shotgun sequence window:
- the ADIG gene encoding adipogenin, with amino-acid sequence MRYPLVPLVNDLTFSFLVFWLCLPVGLLLFLMIVWLRFLLRQDSKDNDSDLCLDWEPWSKGLAQFCWKGALPGPEQEWLCG; translated from the exons ATGAGGTACCCTTTGGTGCCGCTAGTGAACGACCTCACGttttctttcctggttttctGGCTGTGCCTCCCTGTGGGTTTGCTGTTATTTTTGATGATCGTCTGGCTACGCTTCTTACTTAGACAAG ATTCAAAGGACAATGACTCAGATCTGTGCTTGGATTGGGAGCCCTGGAGCAAAGGCCTGGCCCAGTTCTGCTGGAAGGGGGCGCTGCCTGGCCCGGAGCAGGAGTGGCTCTGCGGGTGA